A single genomic interval of uncultured Desulfobulbus sp. harbors:
- a CDS encoding AMP-binding protein yields the protein MSATLLADHRKPALLLPEQTLSYSQLLGMAHGYGCFIPEESQRVLIFSENRSEWVYALYAAWGSGCTVVPVDYQSTADELAFIVGDCRPSVLFCSLERKPVVEEVLAQLDYQLQLLVFEALPPFEQQPEEAIEAADPERTALLIYTSGTTGNPKGVMLSFANLLANVEAVTLGTPIYNPEERIMMLLPLHHIFPLMGTLIIPLQIGATVALCPTLVAADIIQTLQQHRITILIGVPRLYSLIMKSIQDKIAASKAASLLYRLAGQVEQRWFSRLVFKSVHEKFGGHLKYLVSGGAALDPIVGQQFTVLGFEVLEGYGMTEAAPMITFTRPGQVHIGSAGTGMSCTTIEIREGEIVASGKNIMQGYWNRPEETAEVLKDGWLYTGDLGHLDAQGRLFITGRKKEIIVLNNGKNINPVLIEQELEAEHSTIAEIGVFLKDDLLQAVIRPNLALIREKGVAKMEDYFRWQVIDPYNQKSSPAKRLHHFTLVECELPRTRLSKLKRFQLPALVNAREVRKQSVEHPQGEEYQVIREFLETQTSRSIAPDDHLEIDAALDSLDKVSLLVFIKQTFGVEIDEDKLMHIPTLRQLSAFIAERKERIAVELINWREILKQRVDTGLPRTWFTINLIKNCSNLLLRCYFRFCTEGREHIPDSPCIIAPNHQSFIDGLLVAAGLKNALMARTCFYAKAKHLQNRWLRFIADRNNVVIMDIHADVRQSIQKVATLLQSGKNVIIFPEGTRTMDGALGEFKKTFAILSKELNVPVVPVTIRGAFEALPSGSILPKPFRKISVRFQPPVFPDEHTYDSLKDLVRERVHECLSEQPLLPQVSKS from the coding sequence ATGAGCGCCACCCTTCTTGCCGATCATCGAAAGCCCGCTCTCCTCCTCCCGGAGCAAACCCTTTCTTATAGCCAACTGCTGGGCATGGCCCATGGGTATGGCTGTTTCATTCCCGAGGAAAGTCAGCGGGTGCTGATTTTTTCCGAAAATCGGTCGGAGTGGGTCTATGCCTTGTACGCCGCCTGGGGTTCGGGCTGTACCGTGGTGCCGGTGGATTATCAGTCCACCGCCGATGAGCTGGCCTTCATTGTCGGCGATTGCCGCCCCTCGGTGCTCTTCTGTTCCCTTGAGCGTAAACCAGTGGTGGAAGAGGTGTTGGCGCAGCTTGATTATCAGCTGCAGCTGTTGGTGTTTGAGGCCCTGCCGCCGTTCGAACAGCAGCCAGAGGAGGCCATTGAGGCAGCTGATCCGGAGCGGACCGCGCTGCTGATCTATACCTCCGGCACCACCGGCAACCCCAAAGGGGTGATGCTCTCCTTTGCAAACCTGCTGGCCAATGTGGAGGCGGTCACCCTCGGTACGCCGATCTACAATCCCGAAGAGCGGATCATGATGCTGCTGCCCCTGCACCATATCTTTCCCCTGATGGGTACGTTGATCATTCCCCTGCAGATCGGGGCCACAGTGGCGCTCTGCCCAACCCTCGTGGCTGCTGACATAATTCAGACCCTGCAGCAGCACCGGATCACCATTCTCATCGGTGTGCCCCGTCTCTACAGCCTGATCATGAAATCGATCCAGGACAAGATCGCAGCCAGCAAGGCGGCCTCCCTGCTGTACCGTCTGGCCGGGCAGGTTGAGCAACGCTGGTTTTCCCGTCTGGTGTTCAAATCGGTCCACGAGAAGTTCGGCGGCCATCTCAAATACCTGGTCAGTGGTGGCGCGGCCCTGGATCCCATCGTCGGTCAACAGTTCACCGTGCTCGGTTTCGAGGTCCTTGAAGGCTACGGCATGACCGAGGCCGCCCCCATGATCACCTTTACCCGACCGGGTCAGGTCCATATCGGCTCCGCCGGGACCGGGATGAGTTGCACCACGATCGAGATTCGTGAGGGCGAGATTGTCGCCTCGGGCAAAAACATCATGCAGGGTTACTGGAACCGGCCCGAGGAAACCGCAGAGGTGCTCAAAGACGGTTGGCTCTACACTGGTGATCTCGGCCATCTTGATGCACAGGGGCGGCTTTTTATCACCGGCCGCAAGAAAGAGATCATTGTCCTCAACAACGGCAAGAATATCAATCCGGTGTTGATCGAGCAGGAGCTGGAGGCCGAGCACTCCACCATTGCCGAGATCGGCGTTTTTCTCAAGGATGACCTGCTGCAGGCGGTGATCAGGCCGAACCTAGCCCTGATCCGCGAAAAAGGGGTGGCCAAGATGGAGGATTATTTCCGCTGGCAGGTGATCGATCCCTACAACCAGAAATCCTCGCCTGCCAAACGGTTGCATCACTTCACCCTGGTGGAATGCGAACTGCCGCGCACCCGACTCTCCAAACTCAAACGGTTTCAACTACCGGCGTTGGTGAACGCGCGTGAGGTGCGCAAGCAGAGTGTCGAGCACCCCCAAGGTGAAGAATACCAGGTCATTCGCGAGTTTCTCGAAACCCAAACCTCGCGCAGCATAGCCCCGGACGACCATCTCGAGATCGATGCCGCCCTGGATTCCCTGGACAAGGTGAGCCTATTGGTGTTCATCAAGCAGACCTTCGGGGTCGAGATCGACGAAGACAAGCTGATGCACATCCCCACCCTGCGCCAATTGAGCGCCTTCATCGCCGAGCGCAAGGAGCGGATCGCAGTCGAGCTGATCAACTGGCGGGAGATTCTCAAACAGCGGGTCGATACCGGCCTGCCGCGGACCTGGTTCACCATCAACCTGATCAAAAATTGCAGCAACCTCCTGCTCCGCTGCTATTTTCGTTTTTGCACCGAGGGGCGGGAGCATATCCCGGACTCGCCCTGCATCATCGCCCCCAATCACCAGAGTTTCATTGACGGCCTGCTGGTGGCGGCCGGTCTGAAAAACGCCCTGATGGCACGTACCTGCTTCTACGCCAAGGCCAAGCATCTACAGAACAGATGGCTGCGATTCATTGCCGATCGCAACAATGTGGTGATCATGGATATCCACGCCGATGTCCGCCAGTCGATCCAAAAGGTGGCCACCCTGTTGCAAAGCGGCAAGAACGTGATCATCTTTCCCGAAGGCACCCGCACCATGGACGGGGCTTTGGGCGAGTTTAAAAAGACCTTTGCCATTCTCAGCAAGGAACTGAATGTGCCGGTGGTGCCGGTGACTATCCGCGGGGCCTTTGAGGCCCTGCCCTCGGGCTCCATCCTGCCCAAACCCTTCAGGAAAATTTCGGTACGCTTTCAGCCGCCGGTCTTTCCCGACGAGCACACCTATGATTCGCTCAAGGATCTGGTGCGCGAACGGGTCCACGAATGCCTGAGTGAGCAGCCGCTGCTCCCCCAGGTGAGCAAGTCCTGA
- a CDS encoding YhdH/YhfP family quinone oxidoreductase yields MENIRFNALIVTETEEKTFASSIGQRSLKDLPAGEVLIRVCYSSLNYKDALSASGNKGVTRKYPHTPGIDAAGVVAESSDAAFTVGDQVLVTGFDLGMNTSGGFAEYIRVPGAWVVPLPSGMSLREAMIYGTAGFTAALSCYRLINSGVLPKQGPILVTGATGGVGSIAVALLAKSGYDVVAVTTKVNEIAYLQEIGAKEILSAVEADDQSGRPLLKPRWAGVVDTVGGNILSTAIKTTKYGGTVTCCGNVTSGELHTSIYPFILNGVCLIGIDSVNCPNPLRTEVWNKLATEWKLDHLETITTELPGLEALEKRIALILQGKNRGRVIVRVAEL; encoded by the coding sequence ATGGAAAATATCCGTTTCAATGCCCTGATCGTCACCGAAACCGAGGAAAAGACCTTTGCCAGCAGTATCGGCCAACGATCTCTTAAGGATCTACCGGCGGGCGAGGTGTTGATCAGGGTCTGTTATTCATCGCTGAACTATAAGGACGCTCTCTCCGCCTCCGGCAACAAGGGCGTGACGAGAAAGTATCCGCACACCCCGGGCATCGATGCCGCAGGCGTGGTGGCCGAGAGCAGCGATGCCGCCTTCACGGTCGGAGATCAGGTGCTGGTGACCGGATTCGACCTGGGGATGAACACCAGTGGAGGCTTTGCCGAGTATATTCGTGTGCCTGGGGCCTGGGTCGTGCCTCTGCCGAGCGGGATGAGCCTGCGCGAGGCGATGATTTACGGGACAGCGGGCTTCACCGCAGCCCTGTCCTGCTATCGCCTGATCAACAGCGGCGTGCTGCCCAAACAGGGACCAATCCTGGTTACCGGTGCTACCGGCGGGGTGGGCTCCATTGCCGTGGCCCTGTTGGCCAAATCGGGCTACGATGTGGTCGCGGTTACCACCAAGGTCAATGAAATCGCCTACCTCCAGGAGATCGGGGCCAAGGAGATCCTCTCTGCAGTTGAGGCCGACGACCAGAGCGGACGGCCCCTGCTCAAGCCGCGCTGGGCCGGTGTGGTGGATACGGTGGGCGGCAACATCCTCAGCACCGCCATCAAGACCACCAAGTATGGCGGAACCGTGACCTGCTGCGGCAACGTCACCTCCGGCGAGCTGCACACCTCGATCTACCCCTTTATCCTCAACGGTGTCTGCCTGATCGGTATTGATTCGGTCAACTGCCCCAATCCCCTGCGGACCGAGGTATGGAACAAGCTGGCCACCGAGTGGAAACTGGATCATCTGGAAACCATCACCACCGAGTTGCCGGGCCTTGAGGCCCTGGAAAAACGGATCGCTCTCATTCTCCAGGGCAAGAACAGGGGGAGGGTGATCGTTCGCGTAGCAGAGTTGTAA
- a CDS encoding MFS transporter, whose product MPNPILFTVVLSVFIALLGVGIIIPVLPVLATTLGATGFTLGLITAAFSLSRGLLQPVVGNLSDRWGRKGFLVCGLCIYGIVGLLIPHANAVFQLILIRLFQGVGAAMIVPVAMAYASFLAPPGEEGRSMATINVAIFCGIGCGPILGGIFSDQWGLSSVFYMMAALCFGAFFLVLGNLPSCCPIERREQAGLLVSLKAMLRRKRTVGILIARFSTVLMMVPTMAFLPVMMAEWPDSNGFKTGLVIAGRTLMNALLQYPMGKLADRQNKITLMLVGCSCMSVAVLCIPAMHSFPSMVGIYLFLGLGEAVLWPVLGAFAVEEGRAHFGHGTMMGVFNLAMSAGVFTGAMIAGAGLDLFGMRTAFTLTAIAILGLSFFAARLIRTESPLPSPSTTR is encoded by the coding sequence ATGCCCAACCCTATCCTTTTTACCGTGGTCCTGTCGGTCTTCATCGCCCTGCTCGGGGTAGGGATCATTATCCCGGTGCTTCCGGTGCTGGCCACCACTTTGGGCGCCACCGGCTTCACCCTTGGCCTGATCACCGCGGCCTTCTCGCTCAGTCGCGGCCTGCTGCAGCCGGTTGTGGGCAACTTGTCCGACCGTTGGGGGCGCAAGGGCTTTCTCGTTTGCGGCCTGTGTATCTACGGTATTGTCGGCCTGCTCATTCCCCATGCCAATGCCGTTTTTCAGCTGATCCTGATTCGTCTGTTCCAAGGGGTGGGCGCGGCCATGATTGTTCCCGTGGCCATGGCCTATGCCAGCTTTCTCGCGCCGCCGGGCGAAGAGGGACGGTCCATGGCGACCATCAATGTAGCCATTTTCTGCGGCATCGGCTGCGGCCCCATTCTTGGCGGCATCTTCTCCGATCAGTGGGGGCTGTCCTCGGTCTTTTACATGATGGCCGCACTCTGTTTCGGCGCTTTTTTTCTGGTGCTCGGCAATTTGCCATCCTGTTGCCCGATCGAGCGACGCGAACAGGCAGGACTGCTGGTCAGCCTCAAGGCCATGCTCAGGCGAAAACGCACCGTGGGTATTCTCATCGCCCGCTTTTCCACCGTCCTGATGATGGTCCCGACCATGGCCTTCTTACCGGTGATGATGGCCGAATGGCCAGACAGCAACGGCTTCAAAACCGGCCTGGTCATTGCCGGACGCACCCTGATGAACGCCCTGTTGCAGTACCCCATGGGGAAACTGGCCGACCGCCAAAACAAGATCACGCTGATGCTGGTCGGTTGCAGCTGCATGAGTGTGGCGGTTTTGTGCATTCCCGCCATGCACTCCTTTCCGTCCATGGTGGGCATCTATCTCTTTCTCGGTCTGGGCGAGGCGGTCCTCTGGCCGGTTCTCGGCGCTTTTGCCGTTGAGGAGGGTCGAGCGCATTTCGGCCACGGCACGATGATGGGGGTGTTCAACCTGGCCATGAGCGCTGGCGTATTCACCGGGGCGATGATCGCCGGAGCCGGCCTGGATCTTTTTGGAATGCGAACCGCTTTCACCCTCACTGCCATAGCCATTCTCGGCTTGAGCTTTTTTGCTGCTCGCCTCATCCGCACAGAATCCCCTCTCCCCTCACCCAGCACAACTCGTTGA
- the tig gene encoding trigger factor, whose protein sequence is MEIVVENLSDLTRKLTITIPTETVGPALEKAYAKINKEVKLKGFRRGKIPQSVLVKNFGEQVQAEVGEKLVQDSYFDAVEQEKLETVVHPEITEHKFPEDGTFVYVAMVDIKPVFDLTEYKGLEIEKAAVTVTDEEIDNELKLLQRHQAALQTAEEGHALAIDDVAIVDFQGFHNDKPMKEVQNQNFSVDIGMHRLGKEFEEKLIGLKKGDKTLYEITFPGDYPNPMLAGKNVEFKVDVKDVKVRVKPELDDEFAKDIKPELNTLEDLKKDIRDRLQKAKDDALQGDLDDKIMHKLIELNPFEVPKRLVNYEIQEMLKQTEENLKRSGLSFESAGINLEELVEKNREVAEKRVKGDFLLKKIAEVEEIKIADEDIQRGYQRIADQYNMTLDEVKKYFKRREEILPFMNELHNEKVLGFLREQAKYTEVAPTEPSAAPTEA, encoded by the coding sequence ATGGAAATCGTCGTCGAAAATCTCTCAGACCTGACTAGAAAACTGACCATCACCATTCCCACGGAAACCGTTGGCCCGGCTCTTGAGAAGGCCTATGCCAAAATCAATAAAGAGGTCAAGCTGAAAGGGTTCCGTCGCGGCAAGATTCCGCAGTCCGTCCTGGTGAAAAATTTTGGCGAGCAGGTCCAGGCCGAGGTCGGCGAGAAACTGGTCCAGGACAGCTATTTCGACGCGGTTGAGCAGGAAAAACTCGAAACGGTTGTCCACCCGGAGATCACCGAGCACAAATTCCCCGAAGACGGCACCTTTGTCTACGTTGCCATGGTGGACATCAAACCGGTTTTCGACCTTACGGAGTACAAAGGCCTTGAAATCGAAAAAGCCGCTGTCACTGTCACCGACGAAGAGATCGACAACGAACTGAAACTGCTGCAGCGTCATCAGGCTGCTCTGCAGACCGCCGAAGAAGGCCATGCGCTGGCCATCGACGATGTCGCCATTGTCGACTTCCAGGGGTTCCATAACGACAAGCCGATGAAAGAGGTGCAAAACCAGAACTTCAGCGTTGATATCGGCATGCACCGCCTGGGCAAGGAGTTCGAGGAAAAACTGATCGGCCTGAAAAAAGGCGACAAGACCCTGTACGAGATCACCTTCCCCGGCGATTACCCCAATCCCATGCTGGCCGGCAAGAACGTCGAGTTCAAGGTCGATGTCAAGGACGTCAAGGTTCGCGTGAAACCCGAGCTTGACGACGAGTTCGCCAAAGACATCAAACCCGAGTTGAACACCCTGGAAGATCTGAAAAAGGATATTCGCGACCGGCTGCAGAAGGCCAAGGACGATGCCCTCCAGGGCGACCTGGACGACAAGATCATGCACAAACTGATTGAGCTCAACCCTTTTGAGGTTCCGAAACGTCTGGTGAACTACGAAATCCAGGAGATGCTCAAGCAGACCGAGGAAAATTTGAAGCGCAGCGGCTTGTCCTTTGAATCCGCCGGTATTAATCTTGAAGAACTGGTGGAAAAAAATAGAGAAGTTGCGGAAAAACGGGTCAAGGGCGATTTCCTCTTGAAGAAGATCGCCGAAGTCGAGGAGATCAAGATCGCCGACGAGGATATTCAGCGCGGATACCAGCGCATCGCCGACCAGTACAACATGACCCTGGACGAGGTGAAAAAATATTTCAAGCGTCGCGAGGAGATCCTGCCGTTCATGAACGAGCTGCACAACGAAAAAGTGCTTGGTTTCCTGCGTGAACAGGCCAAGTACACCGAAGTCGCTCCCACCGAGCCCTCGGCTGCCCCGACCGAAGCCTGA
- the clpP gene encoding ATP-dependent Clp endopeptidase proteolytic subunit ClpP: MNLVPMVVEQSPRGERAFDIYSRLLKERIIFLGTQVNDDVASLIVAQLLFLEADDPDKDITFYINSPGGSVTAGMAIYDTMQYIRCDVATLCMGQAASMGALLLASGAAGKRYALPNSRIMIHQPMGGFQGQATDIDIHAKEILRMRHDLNTILANHTGKSMKKIQADTERDNFMSAAEACEYGLVDKVLSSREELGGEK; this comes from the coding sequence ATGAATTTAGTCCCCATGGTTGTTGAACAGAGTCCGCGCGGCGAGCGGGCTTTTGATATTTATTCCCGTCTGCTCAAGGAACGCATTATCTTCCTCGGCACACAGGTGAACGATGACGTGGCCAGCCTGATCGTGGCCCAGCTGTTGTTTCTTGAAGCCGATGACCCGGATAAGGATATCACCTTTTATATCAATTCACCCGGTGGCTCCGTCACCGCGGGAATGGCCATTTATGACACCATGCAGTACATTCGTTGCGATGTGGCAACGCTGTGCATGGGACAGGCGGCTTCCATGGGCGCACTCCTTCTGGCCAGCGGTGCTGCCGGAAAGCGGTATGCCCTGCCCAATTCCCGGATCATGATCCATCAGCCCATGGGGGGGTTCCAGGGGCAGGCCACGGATATTGATATCCATGCCAAGGAGATCCTGCGCATGCGCCATGATCTCAACACCATTCTGGCCAATCATACCGGCAAATCAATGAAGAAGATCCAGGCGGATACCGAACGCGACAACTTCATGAGCGCGGCTGAAGCCTGTGAGTATGGCCTAGTCGATAAAGTTTTGTCCAGCCGTGAGGAACTCGGCGGGGAGAAGTAA